Genomic window (Pradoshia sp. D12):
ACAGCTTATGATGTAGTGAATAGCTGGACATACGAAGAGTTGGTCCGGATTTTCTTTAGGTACGGTGAGGAAAAGTTTTCGAAACAAATTGCCCGCAAAATCGAACAAGCCAGAGAGATTGGGCCAATTCGTACAACCTTTGATTTGGTAGATATTATTAAGGAAGCTATCCCTGCTCCAGCAAGGCGAAAAGGCGGACATCCCGCTAAGCGAATCTTTCAAGCCATACGAATAGCCGTGAATGATGAACTGAGAGTTTTTGAAGTATCTTTAGAAAAAGTGCTTCCTATGCTCAATAAAGGCGGCAGAATTTCAGTGATTACGTTCCATTCGTTGGAAGATCGGATTTGCAAAAGCTTCTTTAAAGAACATTCGGAATTACCGCCAATGCCACATGGATTGCCGATTATTCCAAAAGAATTCGAGCCGGATTTAAAGTTGATAACCAGAAAACCGATTTTACCGAGTGAAGAAGAAGTGGAAGCGAATAAAAGAGCGCGTTCAGCTAAATTAAGAATAGCAGAAAAGAAATGAATAGATTATGAAAAATTATTTAATGGGAGGGGATAAACTTGAGTAGTTTAGCAAGAAAACTTCAGCAAGAACAGCAACGTCATGTAGGAACAACAACAAAGAAGGTTAAAGTAAAAGGCGGCATTACGATTGGTGAGAAGATTCTATATTTAACGTTCTCATTGTTTATCGCTTTCTTTGCTGTAAAAATCATTTCCGCACAAGCGAATATATACTCAACGAATAATGAAATTATTGCTCTTGAAAGCAAGATAGAGAATCAGGAAAAGCTTAATAAAGATTATGCAGATCAAGTGGCGGAGTTAAGTACATATGACCGAATCTGGCAAAAAGCAAAAGAATTGGGATTAACACTAAAAGATAAAAATGTTAAGGTAGTGCAAGATTAATGAGTAATCGAAAAAGCCGCAATAGGGGAGCAGCACTCTTATTTGTAATATTTGGGCTGCTTTTTTGTGTAGTATTTTTTCGCTTTTTGTATATTCAGTATACTGGTGTTGCCGGTGGACAGGAGCTTGCTGCTAAAGCGCAGGATAAGTATGAAGTCACCCGTACCTTGTCGGCACAAAGAGGAACGATTGTTGACAAAAATGGTGAGGTGCTGGCAAGGGATACGTCAACCTATAAGCTAATTGCCCTCCTTAATTCATCTGTAACTGAAAATCCGAAAAAGCCAAAACATGTTGTAGATAAGGAAGAAACAGCAAGAGTATTGGCTGAGCACATTGATATGGATGAAAGCGAAATATTAAGTCGTTTGAACAAAAAGGGACTTTATCAAACTGAATTTGGTGCTGCTGGACGTGATTTAACCCATCAACAAAAAAATGATATCGAAGGATTAAATTTACCAGGTATTACGTTTGTAAAGGATACGAAGAGATTTTATCCGAATGGAATCTTCTCCTCACATGTAATAGGGTTTGTTGAGAATAATGAAGAAACAGGGAAAACAACTGGAGCGTTAGGGCTAGAAAAAGAATTGGATAAGTATTTACAGGAAGAGGATGGATCTATCAAGTTTGAGGGTGACCTATGGCGAAATATTCTTCCTAATAAAGAGACGGTAGTGAACGAACCTTCGAATGGAGCTTCTGTTCAGCTGACGCTCGATAAAAAAATTCAAATCTTTTTAGAAGACGCAATGTCGGAAGTCAATAAGAAATATAACCCAACTAAAATGATTGGTGTCGTAGCAGATCCAAAGACAGGGAAAATATTGGCTATGTCACAGCGCCCTACTTTTGATTTAAACACAAGGGATGGACTTGCAGATACCTGGCAGAATCTAGCGGTTGAAGAATCTTTTGAGCCAGGTTCTACCATGAAGATTTTTACGTTGGCTGCTGCTGTTGAAGAAGGAGTATTTAATCCTAATGAAAAATATAAATCAGGCATGTTTAAGATTAAAGGTTCTAGACCGATAAGAGACCATAATGGTGGAGCAGGGTGGGGGACGATTAGCTATCTAGAAGGGGTTCAACGTTCTTCAAATGTTGCTTTTGCTAAATTGGCTGATGAAAAAATCGGAACTGAAAAACTTTTAACATACTTTGAAAGCTTTGGTTTTGGTAAAAAAACAGGTATTGATCTCCCGAGTGAAACGACCGGTAAATTTGTTTATAAATATAAATCTGAACAAATCACGACTGCCTTTGGGCAGGGTTCAACTGTTACACCGATCCAAATGATTCAGGCAGCAACTGCCGTCGCAAATGACGGAAAAATGATGAAGCCCTATGTAGTTGAAAAAATTGTGGACTCCAACACGAAAAAAGTATTGAAGGAAACGAAACCTACTGTAGCAGGCAAACCGATTTCCAAGGAAACGGCAGCTGAGGTGCGTGATATATTGGAAACGGTCGTAACCTCTAAACATGGAACCGGTAAGCCATATAAATTGGATGGCTATGATGTTATAGGTAAAACGGGAACGGCTCAGATTCGCAGTCAAACTGGCGCGGGTTACGCTACTGGTCATGAAAATTATTTATTTTCTTTCTTAGGAATGGCACCGAAGGATAATCCTGAGGTTGTAGTATATGTGGCTATTCAACAGCCGAAAATCAGCGCTAGTGAGTCTGGTTCAGCCCCAGTTTCCCAAGTATTTAACTCAGTAATGGAAAATACATTAAAGTACCTAAATATTAAATCAGATAATACAAAGAAAAAATCCACTAGTGAAGTTCCTGAATTAAAAGAAACGAATGTTGAGACTGCTAAGGCGAAGGTTGAAGAGCTTGGCCTGACACCTATTGTTATAGGGAAAGGGATGAGTGTTTCTAAACAATCGCCGAGTGCAGGATCTCAGATTATTCAAGGAGAGAAGGTTCTTCTTCTGACCGATGGCGACTTAACAGTACCTAATTTTTCAGGATGGTCAATTAGGGATGTTATGAAGGCGGCTTCCTTAATGGAGGTGGAGTTAAATACTTCAGGCTCCGGGTATGCTGTTACTCAAAAACCAAAAGCAGGAACAAAATTGAAGGATGATACTTTCCTAGTTGTTCAATTTGAGAATCCTAAAACCATATATGAAAAATCAAAAGAGAATAGTTCAAAAACCAAGGAAGAGGATGTAGAATCCGATTAGATTTATTTCAGAGCCTGATAGCTTTTAAAGCTATCAGGCTCTTTTTTTCTTTTCATAATGTGCATACATAAACCAAAGGGTACAAGCATACAGTGAAAAAGAGTCGTGCATTGGAGGGATGGGCATGAGAGCATCAAATATTACTGTCAGAAAACGATTAATCGCAGCATTGTTGATCGGATTGTTCGTATTTCTGGTAATCATCATCAGACTAGGATATGTTCAGTTTTATTTAGGAGATTTTTTGACGGGCTTAGCTAAAGATTCGTGGAGCAGAAATGTTCCATTTGAGCCAAAACGGGGAGAGATCAAGGACCGTAATGGAGTGGTTTATGCTACCAATAAATCCGCCCCTACTGTTTATATTGTCCCTCGCCAGGTGGTGAATCCAGCGGATACAGCTAAACAAATAGCCTCAGTACTGAATATGAGGACGGATAAAGCTTTTAAACTCATAACCTCAAATACGTCTATCGTAAAGATACCTGAAGGCCGAAAAATCAGCCACAATAAAGCAAAAGAAATTAGAAACTTAGATTTAAAAGGAGTCTATATTGCTGAGGACTCAATTCGTTATTATCCTAAAGGATCTACACTGGCACATGTTCTTGGATTTGCGGGTATCGATAATCAAGGATTGATGGGCCTTGAATTGGCCTATGATGATGAGCTGAAGGGACAAAAAGGGTATGTTAAGTTTTATGCTGATGCAAAAGGAAAACGGATGGAGAATATGGCTGATGACTATAAAGCTCCAGCAAATGGGTATGATTTAAAGCTAACAGTTGACAGCAGAATTCAAACGATTATTGATAGAGAACTGGAAATTGCCGAAGAAACATATAACCCCGATGGTATTGTTGCTATTGCCGTTAATCCTAATACAGGAGAAATACTGGCAATGTCGAGCAGGCCTACATTTGATCCGTCGAATTTTAGAAATGTGGCACCTGAGGTTTATAATCGGAACTTACCTGTATGGAGTACCTATGAGCCAGGTTCTACATTTAAGATTATTACGTTGGCCGCAGCGCTTGAAGAAGGAAAAGTGGATTTGAAAAATGATCATTTTTATGATCCAGGCTATACAAAGGTAGGCGGAGCTAGTTTAAGATGCTGGAAACGGGGGGGGCATGGATCTGAAACATTCCTTGAGGTAGTACAGAACTCCTGTAACCCTGGGTTCGTTGAGCTTGGTCAAAGACTCGGAAAAGAAAAATTATTTAATTATATTCATGACTTTGGATTTGGAGAAAAAACGGGTATTGATTTACAGGGAGAGGGGAAAGGGATTTTATTTAATATAAATCGAGTTGGCCCGGTTGAACAGGCAACAACTGCTTTTGGCCAAGGAGTCTCAGTTACACCAATCCAACAGGTGATGGCTGTGTCGGCGGCGATTAACGGCGGAACACTTTATACCCCCTATATCGCAAAAGAAATTGTAAATCCTGTCACAGGTGATACCATCATTAAGAAAACTCCAAAGGCGAAAAGGAATGTTATCTCAAAGGAAACTTCAAAGGAAATTCGTGAAGCTCTTGAAACAGTAGTGGCACAAGGTTCAGGGAAAGGTGCATTTGTTGATGGTTATCGAGTTGGCGGGAAAACCGGTACAGCTCAGAAGGCTCAAAACGGCAGATACCTAGAAAATAATTTCATTGTCTCATTTATCGGGTTTGCACCAGCTGATGATCCGCAATTGGTTGTCTATTTAGCGATTGATAATCCAAAAGGAACGGTTCAATTTGGAGGGGTCGTAGCAGCTCCTATTGTTGGAAGGATCATGAAGGATAGTTTGCCAGCACTTGGTATTGAGCAGCGTAAAAATCAAGTAGAGAAAGAAAAAAACTATTTAGATCCGAGAATGGAAGAAGTTCCTGATTTGATTGGAATGACACTAAAGGATTTGGGTGAGCAATATTCTACCTTCAAAGTAGAAAAGTCTGGGA
Coding sequences:
- a CDS encoding stage V sporulation protein D, which produces MRASNITVRKRLIAALLIGLFVFLVIIIRLGYVQFYLGDFLTGLAKDSWSRNVPFEPKRGEIKDRNGVVYATNKSAPTVYIVPRQVVNPADTAKQIASVLNMRTDKAFKLITSNTSIVKIPEGRKISHNKAKEIRNLDLKGVYIAEDSIRYYPKGSTLAHVLGFAGIDNQGLMGLELAYDDELKGQKGYVKFYADAKGKRMENMADDYKAPANGYDLKLTVDSRIQTIIDRELEIAEETYNPDGIVAIAVNPNTGEILAMSSRPTFDPSNFRNVAPEVYNRNLPVWSTYEPGSTFKIITLAAALEEGKVDLKNDHFYDPGYTKVGGASLRCWKRGGHGSETFLEVVQNSCNPGFVELGQRLGKEKLFNYIHDFGFGEKTGIDLQGEGKGILFNINRVGPVEQATTAFGQGVSVTPIQQVMAVSAAINGGTLYTPYIAKEIVNPVTGDTIIKKTPKAKRNVISKETSKEIREALETVVAQGSGKGAFVDGYRVGGKTGTAQKAQNGRYLENNFIVSFIGFAPADDPQLVVYLAIDNPKGTVQFGGVVAAPIVGRIMKDSLPALGIEQRKNQVEKEKNYLDPRMEEVPDLIGMTLKDLGEQYSTFKVEKSGSGNRIVQQSPQAGVKLKEGSSIRIYLEEDDTEE
- the ftsL gene encoding cell division protein FtsL; amino-acid sequence: MSSLARKLQQEQQRHVGTTTKKVKVKGGITIGEKILYLTFSLFIAFFAVKIISAQANIYSTNNEIIALESKIENQEKLNKDYADQVAELSTYDRIWQKAKELGLTLKDKNVKVVQD
- the rsmH gene encoding 16S rRNA (cytosine(1402)-N(4))-methyltransferase RsmH, with the protein product MFNHTTVLLKEAVDGLNIKPDGIYVDCTLGGAGHSELIAKSLSGQGRLISFDQDETALKHAEKKLEPYMDKVTLINSNFVYFDEKLTELGITKIDGILYDLGVSSPQFDTPERGFSYNHDALLDMRMDLSSPLTAYDVVNSWTYEELVRIFFRYGEEKFSKQIARKIEQAREIGPIRTTFDLVDIIKEAIPAPARRKGGHPAKRIFQAIRIAVNDELRVFEVSLEKVLPMLNKGGRISVITFHSLEDRICKSFFKEHSELPPMPHGLPIIPKEFEPDLKLITRKPILPSEEEVEANKRARSAKLRIAEKK
- a CDS encoding penicillin-binding protein — encoded protein: MSNRKSRNRGAALLFVIFGLLFCVVFFRFLYIQYTGVAGGQELAAKAQDKYEVTRTLSAQRGTIVDKNGEVLARDTSTYKLIALLNSSVTENPKKPKHVVDKEETARVLAEHIDMDESEILSRLNKKGLYQTEFGAAGRDLTHQQKNDIEGLNLPGITFVKDTKRFYPNGIFSSHVIGFVENNEETGKTTGALGLEKELDKYLQEEDGSIKFEGDLWRNILPNKETVVNEPSNGASVQLTLDKKIQIFLEDAMSEVNKKYNPTKMIGVVADPKTGKILAMSQRPTFDLNTRDGLADTWQNLAVEESFEPGSTMKIFTLAAAVEEGVFNPNEKYKSGMFKIKGSRPIRDHNGGAGWGTISYLEGVQRSSNVAFAKLADEKIGTEKLLTYFESFGFGKKTGIDLPSETTGKFVYKYKSEQITTAFGQGSTVTPIQMIQAATAVANDGKMMKPYVVEKIVDSNTKKVLKETKPTVAGKPISKETAAEVRDILETVVTSKHGTGKPYKLDGYDVIGKTGTAQIRSQTGAGYATGHENYLFSFLGMAPKDNPEVVVYVAIQQPKISASESGSAPVSQVFNSVMENTLKYLNIKSDNTKKKSTSEVPELKETNVETAKAKVEELGLTPIVIGKGMSVSKQSPSAGSQIIQGEKVLLLTDGDLTVPNFSGWSIRDVMKAASLMEVELNTSGSGYAVTQKPKAGTKLKDDTFLVVQFENPKTIYEKSKENSSKTKEEDVESD